The following proteins are encoded in a genomic region of Arachis stenosperma cultivar V10309 chromosome 4, arast.V10309.gnm1.PFL2, whole genome shotgun sequence:
- the LOC130976677 gene encoding disease resistance protein RPP13-like, translating to MADDGAAGAVSSSSSPAPWVWATSSLSEGMYDVFLNFRGEDTRYLFTDYLYHGLADVKKLEVFRDDPGLKLGDEIKPTLMEAIKRSWIHIVVMSENYVSSSWCLLELEQMLKYYSKDGNKRSVIPVFYHVTPAEMRHQTSTISKKAMKKHKKREGKDKAKAWKLALSRVCGISGGHIVKKGNRHETEVVGKIAEQVSAKILEIRQQLNRFVSQYKVVESLLNLESSDNVGVVGIYEDPKIAKSYITRFAFELYYKIKYKFRAASFLVDVSKQLRENTANGLENLHKELLSDMGVETMQELQRKRVLLVLEGVDSEQHLKLLVEMGVSDWFGGGSRILIATENRNLFQDCPAVMNGVKLEKHCIREGELVKEKIVKEKKVVGFVKEFIDVINQLKEEDSNGRSVVSIVGMGGSGKTTLARMIYDSDEVTKVFPCRAWATVSKQCIEKEVYRKLLKSLKVPKSEYEKLSKEELKKKVRECLNGQSGKYLIVLDDVWNTQAWNKLEHLLPEKNSGSRILMTTRNDRVANHAMSKEPHHQLGSLDEEESWELFRSEVFRREKCHPDLKPIGKSIVGSCKGLPLAIVTIAGLVKERKRSTTEWQSIVNLMSQWDDDDDDDDDDDDDSDDDKKPRTMSRMMKILQLSYDDLRPKLKSCFLYLGVFPEDCKIAARALIKLWNAEGLIKVMETGSSNAPEPEDIGEDRLKELVDRNLVQVVSRKSDGEGVKTCQIHDLIRKLCISLNNKPDNNNNDRRLLSFTRNEGSYTCSLETCNKESTRSLFFYEDAREWLHHIPENLRVNVLYFSKWARVSSSTSAEYLKSLTPLRYLKMEVELDGLCDFHNLETLHVLYTSSKDLRIEGLKQLRHLHCEFRVRLLVDEQEVKDKMQNLQTLCYVYADSKLGSLLGSAYFPNLRTLGLYITAYQDRQATEAEEILKSLHCLRKLRKVKLTFAPFGWVPLDRIAFPSTLTKITLSSFGGFMSKDMNVLGQIRSLQILKLKSGICTEIPLHCGTAGSFPELQVLIMIRMSVKRLTSEEGAMPRLQRAVFCDCPYLLKEEVTQKMLSLGSNLEFLDRQVDDDD from the exons ATGGCCGATGATGGAGCGGCCGGGGCGGTGTCTTCTTCGTCGTCACCGGCACCCTGGGTGTGGGCGACGTCATCCTTATCAGAAGGCATGTATGATGTTTTTCTGAACTTTAGAGGCGAGGACACAAGGTACTTATTCACAGATTATCTCTATCATGGGCTGGCCGATGTAAAAAAACTGGAGGTATTCAGGGATGATCCGGGTCTGAAACTAGGTGACGAAATTAAACCTACTCTGATGGAAGCTATTAAAAGATCTTGGATTCATATTGTTGTGATGAGTGAAAACTATGTGTCTTCTTCATGGTGCCTCCTGGAACTAGAGCAGATGCTCAAGTATTACTCCAAGGATGGAAACAAACGATCCGTTATTCCAGTTTTTTATCACGTGACGCCCGCGGAAATGAGACATCAGACTAGCACCATATCTAAGAAAGCCATGAAGAAACATAAAAAGAGAGAAGGCAAAGACAAGGCGAAAGCGTGGAAGTTGGCTTTATCTAGAGTTTGCGGGATAAGTGGAGGACACATTGTTAAGAAGGGAAATCG TCATGAAACAGAGGTCGTAGGCAAGATTGCTGAACAAGTCTCAGCAAAAATTCTAGAGATCAGGCAACAATTGAATAGATTTGTTTCTCAATATAAAGTGGTTGAATCACTTTTGAACCTTGAATCTTCTGATAATGTTGGTGTGGTGGGAATTTATGAAGATCCTAAAATAGCCAAAAGTTACATAACAAGATTTGCTTTTGAGCTATACTATAAGATCAAATACAAGTTCAGAGCGGCAAGTTTTCTTGTTGATGTTAGTAAACAGTTAAGGGAAAACACCGCTAATGGCTTGGAAAATCTCCACAAGGAGCTTCTTTCTGATATGGGTGTGGAAACCATGCAGGAGTTGCAACGTAAGAGGGTGCTTCTGGTTCTGGAAGGGGTTGATAGTGAACAGCATTTGAAGTTGCTAGTGGAAATGGGAGTAAGTGATTGGTTTGGTGGTGGTAGTAGGATCCTCATAGCAACAGAAAACAGAAATCTCTTTCAGGATTGTCCTGCTGTGATGAATGGTGTTAAGCTTGAGAAACATTGCATACGTGAAGGTGAATTGGTGAAGGAAAAGATTGTGAAGGAGAAGAAGGTAGTGGGATTTGTGAAAGAATTCATCGATGTAATTAATCAACTGAAGGAAGAAGATTCAAATGGGAGGAGTGTTGTTTCAATTGTCGGCATGGGCGGGTCGGGAAAGACTACTCTTGCCCGAATGATCTATGACAGCGATGAGGTGACGAAGGTATTCCCTTGCCGTGCATGGGCAACTGTTTCCAAACAGTGCATTGAAAAGGAAGTTTACAGAAAGCTTCTCAAGTCTTTGAAGGTACCAAAATCTGAATATGAAAAATTAAGTAAAGAGGAGTTGAAGAAAAAGGTGAGAGAATGTTTGAATGGGCAAAGCGGGAAGTATTTGATAGTGCTGGATGATGTGTGGAACACTCAGGCGTGGAACAAGTTGGAGCATCTTCTCCCAGAAAAGAATAGTGGGAGCAGGATATTGATGACTACGCGAAATGATAGGGTGGCAAACCATGCAATGTCAAAGGAACCTCACCATCAACTTGGCTCTTTGGATGAAGAAGAAAGTTGGGAATTGTTCCGTAGCGAGGTGTTTCGTAGAGAAAAGTGTCATCCTGATTTAAAGCCTATTGGTAAATCAATTGTGGGAAGTTGCAAGGGTTTGCCATTGGCTATCGTAACCATAGCAGGGCTTGTCAAAGAGAGGAAGAGATCAACAACAGAGTGGCAAAGTATTGTGAATTTAATGTCTCAAtgggatgatgatgatgatgatgatgatgatgatgatgatgatagtgATGATGATAAGAAGCCGAGGACGATGAGTAGGATGATGAAGATATTGCAGCTGAGCTATGATGATTTACGTCCAAAATTGAAGTCATGCTTTCTATATCTTGGGGTGTTTCCGGAAGATTGCAAGATTGCAGCAAGGGCTTTAATTAAACTATGGAATGCAGAAGGCTTGATAAAAGTAATGGAAACTGGAAGTTCAAATGCACCAGAGCCTGAAGACATTGGTGAGGACCGCTTGAAGGAGCTAGTGGATCGTAACTTGGTACAAGTGGTGAGTAGGAAGAGTGATGGGGAAGGcgtgaaaacatgtcagatccACGATCTCATCCGGAAACTGTGCATATCACTGAATAACAAACCAGATAACAACAACAATGATCGCAGATTATTATCCTTTACCAGAAACGAAGGATCCTATACCTGTTCATTAGAGACGTGCAATAAAGAATCCACTCGTTCGCTATTCTTTTATGAAGATGCACGGGAATGGTTACACCATATTCCAGAAAACCTCAGAGTTAATGTGCTATATTTTTCGAAATGGGCTCGGGTTAGTTCTTCAACAAGTGCTGAGTATTTGAAGAGTTTGACACCCCTGCGGTACTTGAAAATGGAAGTTGAATTAGATGGATTATGTGACTTTCACAATTTGGAAACATTACATGTACTGTACACTAGTTCGAAGGACCTAAGAATTGAGGGGTTAAAGCAACTGAGACATCTTCATTGTGAATTTCGGGTGAGATTGTTAGTAGATGAACAAGAAGTGAAAGATAAAATGCAGAATCTCCAAACCCTGTGTTATGTGTATGCCGATTCAAAACTAGGGAGCTTACTAGGCAGTGCTTACTTTCCCAACTTGAGAACACTCGGTTTATATATAACTGCATACCAAGACCGTCAAGCAACAGAAGCAGAAGAAATCTTAAAGAGCCTGCACTGCCTAAGAAAGTTGCGGAAGGTGAAACTTACGTTTGCTCCCTTTGGTTGGGTTCCATTAGATAGAATTGCATTTCCGTCAACTCTTACCAAGATTACCTTGTCATCATTTGGGGGCTTCATGTCCAAAGACATGAATGTTTTGGGACAAATTCGCAGccttcaaattttaaaattgaaatctggAATTTGTACTGAAATACCTCTTCATTGTGGTACTGCTGGGAGCTTTCCGGAGCTTCAAGTGCTCATCATGATAAGGATGTCTGTCAAACGTCTTACATCAGAAGAAGGTGCGATGCCTCGTCTTCAACGTGCTGTCTTCTGTGACTGCCCTTACTTGTTGAAGGAGGAGGTTACTCAAAAAATGCTTTCCTTGGGTAGTAACTTGGAGTTTTTAGACCGTCAAGTGGACGATGATGATTGA